A portion of the Apus apus isolate bApuApu2 chromosome 3, bApuApu2.pri.cur, whole genome shotgun sequence genome contains these proteins:
- the RIPPLY2 gene encoding LOW QUALITY PROTEIN: protein ripply2 (The sequence of the model RefSeq protein was modified relative to this genomic sequence to represent the inferred CDS: substituted 1 base at 1 genomic stop codon) produces PPPAIKPPGPGAGRARRAAADRRRMEGGGTGRGCPRSPSAALIPQRYPPLSSASPRCGARPSPAPAVPPSSRRSAPFWRPWVPEAGRPSGPGPAAPRSPRGLAEASRKLAQYTHPVRLFWPKSRCYDYLYQEAEALLKNFPVQATISFYEDSDSEEDEDELEQDXRTESDC; encoded by the exons ccgccgccggctATAAAACCCCCCGGgcccggggcaggcagggccaggcgAGCGGCCGCGGACCGGCGGAGGATGGAgggcggcgggacggggcgcGGCTGCCCCCGCTCGCCCTCGGCCGCCCTGATCCCGCAGCGGTACCCGCCCCTCTCCTCCGCCTCTCCCCGGTGCGGGGCGcggcccagccctgccccggccGTCCCGCCCTCGTCCCGCAGGTCCGCGCCCTTCTGGAGGCCCTGGGTGCCCGAGGCGGGCCGGCCgagcggccccggccccgcggcg CCTCGCAGCCCCCGCGGGCTGGCCGAAGCCTCCCGCAAGCTGGCGCAGTACACGCACCCCGTCAG ACTATTTTGGCCCAAATCAAGGTGCTATGATTACTTGTATCAGGAAGCTGAAGCACTTCTGAAAAACTTTCCAGTTCAAGCTACAATTTCCTTTTATGAAGACTCAGATAGCGAAGAGGATGAAGATGAACTGGAACAAGACTGAAGAACAGAATCAGATTGCTGA